A DNA window from Bos javanicus breed banteng chromosome 10, ARS-OSU_banteng_1.0, whole genome shotgun sequence contains the following coding sequences:
- the TIMM9 gene encoding mitochondrial import inner membrane translocase subunit Tim9, producing the protein MAAQIPESDQIKQFKEFLGTYNKLTETCFLDCVKDFTTREVKPEETTCSEHCLQKYLKMTQRISMRFQEYHIQQNEALAAKAGLLGQPR; encoded by the exons ATGGCTGCACAAATACCAGAATCTGATCAGATAAAACAG TTTAAGGAATTTCTTGGAACCTACAATAAACTTACAGAAACCTGCTTTTTGGACTGTGTTAAAgacttcacaacaagagaagtaaAACCTGAAGAG ACTACCTGTTCAGAACATTGCTTACAGAAGTATTTAAAAATGACTCAACGAATATCTATGAGATTTCAGGAATATCACATTCAGCAGAATGAAGCCCTGGCTGCCAAAGCAGGACTCCTTGGCCAGCCACGATAG